CTCACCCACTCCGATCATATGCACGGTCAGGGACGGAAACAGTGGATCGGCGGCCAGAACCTGGGAAATCACCGCTCCCTGCTTGAGTTCCTCGCGCAGACGGGCGACCTTTTCCTGCAGAATCCGATTACTGATCACCCCACTGACCACCTGCAGGGCTTCCAGAATCGGCACACCGCTGGCCAACATCGCTCCCAGGGTGCGAAAAAAACGGGCGAGATCCATCTTGACAAAAATCTTACCCGCGCCCGGTAAACGCAACACCAGACGGTCGACCAGCAGGCGTCCACGCGGACTCCGGTAAAAGCGCCGGCCGGAATAAAACAGGACCCAGACCCAGAGCAGCAGGGCCCACCACCAGTTCTGCATAAAGTTGCCGCCGGCCAGCATGATCCGGGTCGCCGTGGGCAAGGCCACGCCCATATCGGCAAAGATTGAGGCGAACTTGGGCAGGACAAAGGTCAGCAGCAGAATAATCGAGGCCCCGGTGGTCAGGGTCAGGATCAGGGGATAGATCATGGCCCCGAAAAGAAATTCTTTCAGTTCGCGAATGCTGTTCAGATAGAGCGCGAGACGGTCGAGAACCGCATCCAGGATGCCGCCGCTCTCGCCGGCGCGCACCATGCCGACAAAAACCGGAGGGAAAATCTGCGGATGACCCTGCAAGGCCCCCCAGAAGGTGCTACCTTCCTTGACCTGCTCCCGAAGATTGGCCATCACCCGGGCGAAAACCGGCTTTTCAACCAGCTCGACCAGAATCACCAAAGCCCGGTTCAGCGGCACCCCGGCCTTCAGCAACAGCCCTAAATCCTCGGCGAAACCGGCCAGCTCTTTAACTCCGGGCCGACGCCAAGGCAAATTTTCCGTCCAGTTTTGCAGGGAGACGGTCCACTTACGGGACGGGCTACGGGAAACCATCCGTCGGCCGCGATTATCGACGTGGGCCGCAGCTCCGGCATTCGCCGCCCCGTCTCCCAGAGCCGTAATCTGCAAGGGCACCAGACCCTGGCGCTGCAGCATGACGACCGCCTGGCGCTGATCGGCGGCGCGCAGCCGGCCGGAGCTGATTTCACCCCCGGCATTGGCCGCCTTATAGGAAAACTCCGGCATGCTGCTCGCCATCTCAGGCCCCACTGACCCGAACCACCTCTTCCAGCGAGGTGATTCCGGCCCGCACCTTGCGCCAGCCGTCTTCGCGCAACAAGCTCATACCGTTTTTGACCGCGTACTCACGTAAAACCAGAGAGCTCTGGTTCTCCAGAATCAAGGCCCTGACCGGATCAGTCACCGGCAACAATTCGAAAATGCCGACCCGGCCGCGAAAACCGCTGAAGGAACACTCCTTGCAGCCCCGCGGCCGAAAAATCGGATTCTCCAGGCTGGGGGCAAACGGCAAGCGCAGACGCTCGACCAGGGCCGGCTCCGGCACGAAGGGCTCCTTACAGGCCGGGCAGAGAACCCGCACCAAACGCTGGGCCATGATCCCGATCAGGGAAGAGGAAAGCAGATAATCCTCGACCCCGATTTCGACCAGTCGGGTCACGGCGCCGGCGGCGTCGTTGGTATGCAGAGTGGAAAACACCAGATGCCCGGTCAGGGCCGACTGAATCGCGATATCGGCGGTTTCGCGATCCCGAATTTCTCCGATCAGGATAACATCGGGGTCCTGTCGGACAATCGAGCGCAAGCCGTTGGCGAAACCGAGTCCGGCCTTGCTGTTGACCTGCACCTGATTAATGCCGTTGAGCTCGTACTCCACCGGATCCTCGATCGTGATAATCTTCTTGTCGATCGAGTTGATGGTATTGAGCGCCGCGTAGAGAGTGGTGGTCTTCCCGCTGCCGGTCGGGCCGGTAACCAGAATGATGCCGTAAGGCTGGCTGATCATCTCCTCGAAACACTTGCGCGGGACTTCAGGAAAACCCAGGCTGTCAAGGCTGAAGGAAATGTTCGAGCGATCGAGAATGCGCATGACCACGCTCTCACCGTAGACCGTCGGCAAGCAGGAAACCCGCAGGTCGATATCCTTGCCCGCGATCTTGATGCGAATGCGGCCGTCCTGGGGCAGACGCCGCTCGGAGATATCAAGCCGGGCCATGATCTTGACCCGCGAAATCACCGAGGATTGCAGGTTCTTGGCGGGCGAGGCATGTTCCCGCAAC
Above is a window of Pseudomonadota bacterium DNA encoding:
- a CDS encoding type II secretion system F family protein; protein product: MASSMPEFSYKAANAGGEISSGRLRAADQRQAVVMLQRQGLVPLQITALGDGAANAGAAAHVDNRGRRMVSRSPSRKWTVSLQNWTENLPWRRPGVKELAGFAEDLGLLLKAGVPLNRALVILVELVEKPVFARVMANLREQVKEGSTFWGALQGHPQIFPPVFVGMVRAGESGGILDAVLDRLALYLNSIRELKEFLFGAMIYPLILTLTTGASIILLLTFVLPKFASIFADMGVALPTATRIMLAGGNFMQNWWWALLLWVWVLFYSGRRFYRSPRGRLLVDRLVLRLPGAGKIFVKMDLARFFRTLGAMLASGVPILEALQVVSGVISNRILQEKVARLREELKQGAVISQVLAADPLFPSLTVHMIGVGEETGHLDGMLDKLAEMYDRELKVTIKALTSLFEPLVILFMGLVIGAIVVSMLMAIFSVNELGG
- a CDS encoding type II/IV secretion system protein, with protein sequence MAGIIEIMVERGLLSASDLKKIKPSGREREALHRLAIRTGLVSEEDFLALAAEVLRLRQISELPSDYDVTPFAELSPLFLEEHRCFPLGGEEALVVVVNDPFDALAAETFRQLFPTRRIELRLAREEKIAAWIREYFLPAGEGDSGSKEAAGGGIELGDDVDHLRDLASEAPIIKLVNQFLTRAVEEGASDIHIEPMAESLQVRFRVDGVLREHASPAKNLQSSVISRVKIMARLDISERRLPQDGRIRIKIAGKDIDLRVSCLPTVYGESVVMRILDRSNISFSLDSLGFPEVPRKCFEEMISQPYGIILVTGPTGSGKTTTLYAALNTINSIDKKIITIEDPVEYELNGINQVQVNSKAGLGFANGLRSIVRQDPDVILIGEIRDRETADIAIQSALTGHLVFSTLHTNDAAGAVTRLVEIGVEDYLLSSSLIGIMAQRLVRVLCPACKEPFVPEPALVERLRLPFAPSLENPIFRPRGCKECSFSGFRGRVGIFELLPVTDPVRALILENQSSLVLREYAVKNGMSLLREDGWRKVRAGITSLEEVVRVSGA